In Corynebacterium aquatimens, one genomic interval encodes:
- a CDS encoding metal ABC transporter ATP-binding protein, with protein sequence MLLRFTDAAVAPLWTGLDLTVARGEFVVVLGPNGVGKSTLLHTIVGTRRLTHGRVDVGGRVGFIPQQQMFPADLPIRGRDLVSLAAQHGVVRRSPRTGVVDKLLESVGAQGFADKRVGLLSGGQQQLIRQAQAFANDPQLVLADEPLLSLDLARERDTVARLRSLVDDGSSVICVTHSINPFLGVVNRILYIGPKGHVVGTVEEVMRSDVLSELYGTHVDVLEAHGRMVVM encoded by the coding sequence GTGCTCCTCCGCTTTACCGATGCCGCCGTCGCGCCGCTGTGGACAGGCCTTGACCTGACCGTCGCGCGCGGCGAATTCGTTGTTGTTTTGGGCCCCAACGGCGTGGGCAAATCCACTCTGCTCCACACGATTGTGGGCACGCGCAGGCTCACCCACGGCCGCGTTGATGTTGGTGGTCGCGTGGGGTTCATTCCGCAACAGCAGATGTTTCCGGCCGATCTTCCAATTCGTGGCCGGGACCTTGTTTCGCTTGCCGCCCAGCATGGCGTGGTGCGGCGGAGTCCGCGCACGGGGGTCGTCGATAAGCTGCTTGAAAGCGTCGGGGCACAAGGCTTCGCGGACAAGCGCGTGGGCCTGCTCTCTGGGGGCCAGCAGCAGCTCATCCGGCAGGCGCAGGCTTTCGCGAATGACCCGCAGCTTGTGCTTGCCGACGAACCCCTCCTCTCCCTAGACCTCGCCCGTGAGCGGGATACCGTTGCGCGGCTTCGCTCGCTTGTCGACGACGGGTCCTCCGTCATCTGCGTCACCCACTCCATTAATCCTTTCTTGGGTGTGGTCAATCGAATCCTCTACATCGGGCCGAAGGGCCACGTAGTGGGGACTGTTGAAGAGGTCATGCGCTCGGACGTGCTGAGCGAGCTGTACGGCACACACGTTGACGTGCTGGAAGCGCACGGTCGAATGGTGGTGATGTGA
- a CDS encoding DUF2334 domain-containing protein — translation MSGYLLVSVSSIFDDTRKDVQKLVADLDREDIPVSLLVAPHIDKKWHLAKDAKTRNWLHEQMAAGKGLILNGFDQPVQGNRAEFATLEEHEAKLRLKGATRQMEKLGFELDTFAPPRWRMSEGTLSALNKFDFRLAASTKGIHFLRTGEIMYSRNLSVGEGFGAAGWWRRNIINAAVRNARRGNTVRLSVSGRNLGTKKVRTDFIEAALQAAAEGLSPAHYRDL, via the coding sequence ATGTCTGGTTATCTGCTCGTTTCCGTGTCGTCGATCTTCGATGACACGCGCAAGGATGTGCAGAAGCTGGTGGCGGACTTGGACCGGGAGGACATCCCTGTTTCGTTGCTTGTGGCGCCTCACATTGATAAGAAGTGGCACTTGGCCAAGGACGCCAAAACTCGCAACTGGCTGCATGAACAGATGGCTGCGGGTAAGGGTTTGATCCTTAATGGCTTTGACCAGCCGGTTCAGGGAAACCGCGCTGAGTTTGCAACGTTGGAGGAGCACGAGGCGAAACTTCGGCTCAAGGGGGCAACCCGGCAGATGGAGAAGCTGGGGTTTGAGTTGGATACGTTCGCGCCGCCGCGGTGGCGGATGTCAGAAGGAACGCTTAGCGCTCTTAATAAGTTTGATTTTCGCCTCGCTGCATCGACGAAGGGCATTCATTTCCTGCGCACGGGCGAGATCATGTACTCCCGCAACCTGTCGGTCGGTGAGGGTTTCGGTGCCGCTGGCTGGTGGCGTCGGAACATCATCAACGCAGCGGTGCGCAATGCCCGCAGAGGAAATACGGTGCGTTTGTCCGTCTCGGGACGCAATTTGGGCACGAAAAAGGTGCGTACAGATTTCATAGAGGCAGCGCTGCAAGCTGCCGCGGAAGGGTTGAGTCCCGCGCACTACAGGGATCTCTAA
- a CDS encoding metal ABC transporter solute-binding protein, Zn/Mn family, giving the protein MALRRLHRAFTLTAATALASASLIACSTNGTEGGASGYSGKNADPTNIIATTEVWADVASAVTGNEVPAIIRGASIDPHHFEPAAADLARIKEAGTVVANGGHYDSSLYTVAEQDRIIHAVPLDHPLGGQENKPEGHAHDENQHEGQEHEHEHGDSHAHGEGHAHGITEIPTSLDELEHIWLAPGKVKEVADAVAKRAGGDASTVDKRMDAITEKLNSFPHVHLAMTEPIAAPLIWGTQLHDLTPEKYLLATLNENEPSASDVAEFLALIESGNLDFLVVNPQSTNNATERLADAAKKKNIPIVEIRETPPEGVNFLDYFEQIVNDIDAIIAKANPRPDAELMRFQ; this is encoded by the coding sequence ATGGCTTTACGACGACTCCACCGCGCATTCACCCTCACCGCCGCCACCGCCTTGGCCAGCGCATCCCTAATCGCATGCAGCACTAACGGCACCGAGGGCGGCGCCAGCGGTTACAGCGGGAAGAACGCAGACCCGACCAACATCATTGCCACCACTGAGGTCTGGGCAGACGTCGCATCCGCCGTCACCGGCAACGAAGTACCCGCAATTATCAGGGGCGCCTCCATCGATCCCCACCACTTCGAGCCCGCCGCCGCCGACCTGGCCCGCATCAAGGAAGCAGGCACCGTAGTTGCGAACGGCGGCCACTACGACTCCAGCCTGTACACCGTTGCAGAGCAAGACCGGATCATCCACGCGGTCCCACTTGACCACCCGTTGGGTGGTCAAGAGAATAAGCCCGAAGGCCATGCTCACGACGAAAACCAGCATGAAGGTCAAGAGCACGAGCATGAGCATGGCGATAGCCATGCTCACGGCGAAGGCCATGCTCACGGGATCACGGAAATCCCCACCTCACTCGATGAGCTCGAGCACATTTGGCTCGCACCAGGGAAGGTGAAGGAGGTCGCAGATGCCGTCGCTAAGCGTGCTGGCGGTGACGCATCGACCGTCGATAAGCGAATGGATGCGATCACTGAGAAGCTGAACTCTTTCCCCCACGTCCACCTAGCGATGACGGAGCCGATTGCCGCGCCGCTGATCTGGGGCACGCAGCTGCACGACCTTACGCCGGAGAAATACCTTCTGGCCACGCTGAATGAGAATGAACCGTCGGCGTCGGACGTCGCGGAATTTTTGGCACTAATTGAAAGCGGCAATCTGGACTTCCTGGTGGTCAACCCGCAGTCGACCAATAACGCAACGGAACGCCTCGCGGATGCCGCGAAGAAAAAGAACATTCCTATCGTGGAAATCCGTGAAACCCCGCCGGAAGGCGTGAACTTCCTCGACTACTTCGAGCAGATCGTCAACGACATCGACGCGATCATCGCGAAGGCGAACCCGCGTCCGGACGCCGAACTGATGCGCTTCCAGTAA
- the purL gene encoding phosphoribosylformylglycinamidine synthase subunit PurL — translation MSTPHEGNKLVHNDTVDAAKATPDHEQPYAALGLKDDEYARIREILGRRPTDAELTVYSVMWSEHCSYKSSKVHLRYFGETMTEEMGAKLLAGIGENAGVVDIGDGNAVTFRVESHNHPSYVEPYQGAATGVGGIVRDIMAMGARPIAVMDQLRFGPVDADDTKRVLPGVVAGVGGYGNCLGLPNIGGETVFDSTYAGNPLVNALCVGTLKVEDLKLAFASGKGNKVILFGSRTGLDGIGGVSVLASDTFEDGAERKLPAVQVGDPFAEKVLIECCLELYQSGCVVGIQDLGGAGLACATSELAAAGDGGMRVNLDAVPLRASHMTAAEILASESQERMCAVVAPENVEKFKEICAKWDVNCAEIGEVTGEGDRLVITHNGEVVLDAPPSTIADEAPVYERPWARPEWQDSVQEFGGVDKPADLAGTWLKMVASPALCSRDWITEQYDRYVRGNTVQARHADSGVLRIDEETNRGVAVSADASGRYTYLDPNMGARLALAEAYRNVAVTGARPVAVTNCLNFGSPENTDVMWQFREAVHGLADGAVELNIPVSGGNVSFYNQTGDTPILPTPVVGVLGVIDDVRTAISHRVVNNDETDVLVLLGETKDEFGGSVWQEISGAGLNGLPPQVDLVNEARLADFFTSAEGLTAAHDLSEGGLSQAVFEMIKDAGKGAELDLAAVHEDAFTALFSESASRVLVALSADRLDAALRRASELGIPAAVIGRTNNGAAITFGDESVAVDELRVAWQATLPKYFSHADAPNSAV, via the coding sequence ATGAGCACTCCTCATGAAGGAAACAAGTTGGTACACAACGACACCGTGGATGCGGCGAAAGCAACACCAGACCATGAACAGCCGTACGCGGCGCTTGGGCTGAAAGATGACGAATACGCGCGTATTCGTGAGATTCTTGGCCGCCGCCCAACCGATGCGGAGCTGACCGTTTACTCGGTTATGTGGTCGGAGCACTGCTCGTACAAGTCTTCCAAGGTCCACCTGCGTTACTTCGGTGAAACCATGACGGAAGAGATGGGTGCGAAGCTGCTCGCCGGCATCGGTGAAAACGCTGGTGTGGTGGATATCGGGGACGGCAACGCGGTGACGTTCCGTGTTGAGTCGCACAACCACCCGAGCTACGTCGAGCCCTACCAAGGTGCGGCGACGGGTGTCGGCGGCATTGTCCGCGACATTATGGCGATGGGTGCACGCCCGATCGCGGTCATGGATCAGCTGCGTTTCGGCCCCGTGGATGCGGATGACACGAAGCGCGTCCTGCCGGGAGTTGTTGCTGGCGTCGGTGGCTACGGCAACTGCCTTGGCCTTCCCAACATCGGTGGTGAGACCGTCTTTGACTCCACCTACGCGGGCAACCCACTGGTGAACGCTTTGTGCGTGGGCACGTTGAAGGTCGAGGACCTGAAGCTGGCATTTGCATCCGGTAAGGGCAACAAGGTGATCTTGTTCGGTTCGCGCACCGGCCTGGACGGCATTGGTGGCGTGTCCGTGTTGGCGTCTGACACTTTCGAAGACGGTGCGGAGCGCAAACTCCCGGCCGTTCAGGTGGGTGACCCGTTCGCGGAGAAGGTCCTTATTGAATGCTGCCTGGAGCTCTACCAGTCCGGGTGCGTGGTGGGTATTCAGGACCTCGGCGGTGCTGGACTTGCGTGTGCCACCTCGGAGCTGGCTGCTGCTGGTGACGGCGGTATGCGGGTGAACCTCGATGCTGTGCCACTGCGCGCGTCGCACATGACTGCGGCTGAGATCCTCGCATCCGAATCGCAGGAGCGCATGTGCGCCGTTGTCGCCCCGGAAAACGTAGAGAAGTTCAAGGAGATCTGCGCGAAGTGGGATGTTAACTGCGCGGAAATCGGTGAGGTCACCGGTGAAGGCGATCGCCTGGTAATCACGCACAACGGTGAAGTCGTGCTGGACGCGCCGCCGTCGACCATTGCGGATGAGGCCCCCGTGTACGAACGCCCATGGGCACGGCCCGAGTGGCAAGACTCGGTGCAGGAGTTCGGGGGCGTCGATAAGCCTGCTGATCTTGCGGGCACCTGGCTGAAGATGGTGGCCAGCCCCGCGCTGTGCTCACGCGATTGGATCACGGAGCAATACGACCGCTACGTGCGCGGCAACACGGTGCAAGCGCGGCATGCGGATTCGGGCGTGCTGCGGATTGATGAAGAGACGAACCGCGGTGTCGCCGTCAGCGCTGATGCCTCAGGCCGCTACACGTATCTGGATCCGAACATGGGCGCACGTCTCGCTCTGGCTGAGGCCTACCGCAACGTGGCTGTGACTGGTGCGCGCCCCGTTGCCGTGACAAACTGCCTTAACTTCGGTTCGCCAGAGAACACCGATGTGATGTGGCAATTCCGTGAGGCCGTCCATGGTCTTGCGGACGGCGCGGTGGAACTGAACATTCCGGTGTCCGGCGGAAACGTGTCCTTCTACAACCAGACGGGGGACACTCCGATCCTGCCGACACCAGTCGTGGGTGTGCTCGGTGTCATTGATGACGTCCGCACGGCGATCAGCCACCGGGTGGTCAACAACGATGAGACCGACGTGCTGGTTCTGCTCGGCGAAACCAAGGATGAGTTTGGCGGATCCGTCTGGCAGGAGATTTCCGGCGCCGGCTTGAACGGTCTTCCACCGCAGGTCGACCTGGTTAATGAAGCCCGCCTGGCGGACTTCTTCACCAGTGCGGAGGGGCTTACCGCCGCCCACGATCTTTCCGAGGGCGGTTTGTCTCAAGCCGTCTTCGAAATGATCAAGGATGCCGGCAAGGGCGCTGAACTCGATTTGGCTGCGGTCCACGAGGACGCGTTCACCGCGCTGTTCTCCGAATCCGCCTCCCGCGTGCTCGTCGCACTCAGCGCTGACCGGCTCGATGCCGCCCTGCGCAGGGCTAGCGAGCTGGGCATCCCGGCTGCCGTGATCGGCCGCACCAACAACGGCGCTGCCATCACATTCGGCGACGAATCAGTCGCGGTCGATGAGCTGCGTGTCGCGTGGCAGGCAACTTTGCCGAAGTACTTCAGCCACGCTGACGCACCGAACTCCGCGGTGTAG
- the purQ gene encoding phosphoribosylformylglycinamidine synthase subunit PurQ: MSATIGVITFPGTLDDVDAVRAVRLGGATPKELWHADDDLAGVDAVIVPGGFSYGDYLRSGAIAAMAPMMRAVVDAARRGMPVLGICNGFQILTEAGLLPGALTRNEGLHFHCVDTHLEVANASTAWTSQFEQGQKILVPAKHGEGRFQATHETIEELEGEGRVVFRYTDNFNGSINAIAGVTSADGRVVGVMPHPEHAVDILTGPSTDGLGLIHSAIAEISKIGA, encoded by the coding sequence ATGAGCGCGACAATCGGGGTGATTACGTTCCCCGGCACGCTTGATGACGTGGACGCGGTGCGCGCGGTGCGTCTGGGTGGGGCAACGCCGAAGGAGCTCTGGCATGCTGACGACGATCTGGCGGGCGTTGACGCGGTGATCGTGCCAGGGGGATTCTCCTACGGTGATTACCTGCGTTCCGGTGCGATCGCGGCGATGGCGCCGATGATGCGCGCGGTGGTTGATGCAGCGCGCCGCGGCATGCCGGTGTTGGGAATTTGCAATGGCTTCCAGATTTTGACTGAAGCCGGGTTGCTTCCAGGCGCGCTGACCCGCAATGAGGGGCTGCACTTCCACTGCGTGGACACCCACTTGGAAGTGGCCAATGCATCCACCGCGTGGACGAGCCAGTTTGAGCAGGGGCAGAAGATTCTGGTCCCCGCCAAGCACGGTGAGGGACGTTTTCAGGCCACGCACGAGACCATCGAAGAGCTCGAGGGGGAGGGGCGCGTGGTGTTCCGCTACACCGACAACTTCAACGGTTCCATCAACGCAATCGCTGGTGTCACCAGTGCGGATGGTCGCGTTGTGGGTGTCATGCCGCACCCAGAACATGCCGTGGATATTTTGACCGGCCCGTCGACCGATGGGCTGGGACTGATCCACTCCGCTATCGCCGAGATTTCCAAGATTGGAGCCTAA
- a CDS encoding metal ABC transporter permease, whose protein sequence is MDGSFWETTQYLLSVDFVQVTLVASALLGILSGVMAPLIVLRQMSFSVHATSELALMGASAALLFGLNVGLGAIAGAIVAALTLAALGFRGQQDSAVGVVMSFGMGLSVLFIHLYPGNANRALSLLTGQIVGVSSSNVWLLAATTVVVVAAVAVLWRPMLFASADPIMAAASGVNVRAMALVFAVLVGIASAQSVQIVGALLVMSLMITPGAAAASITANPVRAVLYSVVFAEVAAVGGLILSLAPGVPVSVFVAFISFGIYLVCRVIGSLQRRRI, encoded by the coding sequence CTGGATGGCTCTTTCTGGGAAACGACGCAGTATCTACTGAGCGTTGATTTTGTGCAGGTCACTTTGGTGGCCAGTGCATTGCTGGGAATTTTGTCCGGCGTGATGGCCCCGCTGATCGTTCTGCGGCAGATGTCTTTTTCTGTTCATGCGACTTCCGAACTGGCACTGATGGGTGCGTCGGCTGCACTGCTGTTTGGGCTCAACGTTGGGCTGGGCGCGATCGCCGGGGCCATCGTTGCGGCACTGACGCTGGCCGCGTTAGGGTTCCGCGGGCAGCAAGACTCAGCCGTGGGTGTGGTGATGAGCTTCGGCATGGGCTTATCCGTACTGTTCATCCACTTATATCCCGGCAACGCCAACCGGGCATTGTCACTGCTGACTGGGCAAATCGTTGGCGTTTCTTCGTCGAACGTGTGGCTTCTTGCGGCTACCACCGTGGTGGTGGTCGCGGCGGTGGCGGTCCTGTGGCGACCCATGCTGTTTGCCTCCGCAGACCCGATCATGGCCGCCGCCAGCGGCGTCAACGTGCGCGCAATGGCGCTGGTATTCGCCGTTTTGGTGGGCATCGCCTCCGCGCAGTCCGTGCAAATCGTCGGCGCTCTTTTGGTCATGAGCCTGATGATCACGCCCGGCGCGGCCGCCGCCAGCATCACCGCGAACCCTGTACGGGCTGTGCTCTATTCCGTGGTTTTCGCTGAGGTTGCCGCAGTAGGCGGACTGATCCTTTCCCTAGCGCCCGGCGTTCCGGTCAGCGTCTTTGTGGCGTTCATTTCCTTCGGCATTTATCTTGTGTGCCGCGTCATCGGTAGCCTGCAGCGCCGCAGGATCTAA
- the purF gene encoding amidophosphoribosyltransferase: MQTSNDPAKSPAHLSADLEQEPREECGVFGLWAPGEDVSKLTYFGLFALQHRGQEGAGMAVGEDGRILVFKDSGLVSQVFDEGTLDALQGNVSVGHTRYSTAGAGNWENVQPMFRTAPDGTDIAIGHNGNLINYSDLQREAIERRLIPKQGVSGQGSSSDTSVVSALLAGGVTDGRTVLDSARELLPRLRGAFCFVFTDGQSLYAARDPHGVRPLSLGRLENGWVVASETSALDITGASFVRDIEPGELITIDESGVSSERFASPSPKTCVFEYVYIARPDSVIEGRTVNAARLEIGRRLSHVAPIDGDLVMPVPESGTPAAIGYAEESGIPFVQGLMKNAYVGRTFIQPSDTLRQLGLRLKLNPVREVIEGKKLIVVDDSIVRGNTQRKLIRMLREAGAAEVHVRIASPPVKWPCFYGIDFASPGELIANHGGAGSTASGDEDVAHDICTMIGADSLAFVTIDDMIASTERPASSLCAACFDGHYPLGLPQDNANADAVRRIKERTHAAE; the protein is encoded by the coding sequence GTGCAGACCTCGAACGACCCTGCTAAATCACCTGCCCACCTGAGTGCCGATCTGGAACAAGAACCGCGCGAAGAATGCGGCGTTTTTGGATTGTGGGCCCCTGGTGAGGATGTTTCTAAGCTGACCTACTTTGGGCTCTTTGCGTTGCAGCACCGCGGCCAAGAAGGCGCAGGAATGGCCGTTGGGGAAGACGGCAGAATCCTTGTGTTTAAAGACAGCGGACTCGTATCCCAAGTGTTCGATGAGGGCACGCTGGACGCACTGCAAGGCAACGTGTCGGTGGGGCACACCCGCTACTCGACGGCCGGGGCTGGGAACTGGGAAAACGTTCAGCCGATGTTTCGGACCGCCCCGGATGGAACGGACATTGCGATCGGCCACAACGGCAATCTGATCAATTACTCGGATCTGCAGCGCGAAGCGATTGAGCGGCGTTTGATTCCCAAACAGGGTGTGTCCGGCCAGGGATCGTCGTCGGATACGTCGGTTGTGTCAGCGCTTCTGGCAGGTGGGGTGACGGACGGCCGGACGGTACTCGATTCCGCACGTGAACTGCTCCCGCGCCTGCGCGGGGCGTTCTGCTTCGTCTTCACGGACGGCCAATCGCTCTACGCAGCGCGTGACCCACATGGGGTGCGCCCACTGTCGCTTGGTCGTTTGGAGAACGGCTGGGTCGTGGCCAGCGAGACCTCAGCGCTGGACATCACGGGCGCGTCGTTCGTGCGTGATATTGAGCCCGGTGAGCTGATCACCATCGATGAATCGGGAGTCAGCTCCGAACGTTTCGCGTCCCCGTCGCCCAAAACGTGCGTGTTCGAGTACGTCTACATCGCCCGACCGGATTCAGTCATCGAAGGGCGCACTGTCAACGCCGCCCGCTTAGAAATCGGGCGCAGGCTTTCGCACGTCGCGCCTATCGACGGCGACTTGGTGATGCCAGTCCCAGAATCAGGCACCCCGGCGGCAATCGGGTACGCGGAGGAATCTGGGATCCCATTCGTCCAGGGACTGATGAAGAACGCCTACGTTGGACGCACGTTCATCCAACCCTCGGATACACTGCGCCAACTTGGCCTGCGCCTGAAGCTCAACCCCGTGCGTGAAGTCATCGAGGGCAAAAAGCTGATCGTCGTCGACGATTCCATCGTGCGCGGCAACACGCAGCGCAAACTGATCCGCATGCTGCGTGAGGCCGGGGCAGCTGAGGTACACGTGCGCATTGCCTCGCCGCCGGTAAAGTGGCCGTGCTTCTACGGCATCGACTTCGCTTCCCCCGGTGAGTTGATCGCCAACCATGGCGGCGCCGGCTCGACTGCCTCTGGCGATGAGGACGTGGCCCACGACATTTGCACTATGATCGGGGCGGATTCGCTCGCTTTCGTGACCATTGATGACATGATTGCGTCGACTGAGCGTCCCGCGTCCTCTTTGTGCGCAGCCTGCTTTGATGGGCATTACCCGCTGGGGCTGCCGCAGGACAATGCCAACGCGGATGCTGTTCGCCGTATCAAAGAGCGCACCCACGCGGCTGAGTAA
- a CDS encoding acyl-CoA thioesterase, producing the protein MASPTDIVMAGAEGVSGGRILEWIDKAAYACAVQWAGAYCVTAYVGHIHFTRPIPSGHLVEVRSRIAMTGSSSMHIVNEVLSADPREGVFTRACDCLVIYVAKDPDTGKPMKVQPFVPETEEERRIELAARDRIQLRKEIQEEMSAQTYEGESNEPRIIHRFMAKPTDINFGGKVHGGTAMEWIDSTGASCTMEWSGERTQAVYAGGIRFYQPINIGDLIEVDARIIRTGKRGMHVHTHVRCGDPRGGSENLKTAIHATFTYVAIDIDGQPLPARQFTPTTDTDIALWEHAERLMELRSEFTPRPLISLPEPRQTID; encoded by the coding sequence ATGGCATCCCCGACGGACATCGTTATGGCGGGTGCTGAAGGTGTGTCCGGCGGACGCATTTTGGAATGGATCGACAAGGCTGCTTACGCCTGCGCCGTGCAATGGGCCGGAGCCTACTGCGTCACGGCATACGTAGGCCACATCCACTTCACCCGCCCGATCCCCTCCGGTCACCTGGTGGAAGTCCGCTCGCGGATTGCAATGACCGGGTCCTCGTCGATGCACATCGTCAACGAGGTCCTGTCTGCGGACCCACGCGAGGGAGTGTTCACCCGCGCGTGTGACTGCCTTGTGATCTACGTGGCTAAAGACCCCGACACCGGTAAGCCGATGAAGGTTCAACCCTTCGTTCCTGAAACGGAGGAAGAACGCCGCATCGAATTAGCTGCGCGCGACCGCATCCAGTTGCGCAAAGAGATCCAAGAGGAAATGTCCGCCCAAACGTATGAGGGCGAATCAAACGAGCCCCGGATCATCCACCGCTTCATGGCCAAACCAACCGACATCAACTTCGGCGGAAAGGTCCACGGCGGTACCGCGATGGAATGGATCGACTCCACCGGCGCATCGTGCACTATGGAATGGTCCGGGGAGCGCACCCAAGCCGTGTACGCGGGCGGCATCCGCTTCTACCAGCCGATCAACATCGGCGACCTGATCGAGGTGGACGCACGGATCATCCGCACTGGCAAGCGCGGCATGCACGTTCACACTCACGTCCGCTGCGGCGACCCCCGCGGCGGCAGCGAAAACTTGAAGACGGCAATCCACGCGACCTTCACCTACGTGGCCATTGATATTGACGGGCAGCCGTTGCCGGCGCGCCAGTTCACCCCCACGACCGACACCGACATCGCCCTGTGGGAACACGCCGAGCGCCTCATGGAGCTACGCTCCGAGTTCACCCCGCGCCCGTTGATTTCGCTCCCGGAGCCCCGCCAAACCATCGACTAG
- the purM gene encoding phosphoribosylformylglycinamidine cyclo-ligase → MTTDHADESVSYEAAGVSIEAGDQAVELIKTHAKRATRPEVRGGLGGFAGLFALGKYRQPLLAAGSDGVGTKLAVAQAMDVHNTIGIDLVAMCVDDLVVCGAEPLFLQDYIAVGKVVPEKVAQIVEGIAEGCVQAGCALLGGETAEHPGVMDPNEYDVSATAVGVVEADELLGPDRVREGDVIIGMASSGLHSNGYSLARYVLLERAGLTLEGHVEELGRTLGEELLEPTRIYALDCLALAAECEVRTFCHVTGGGLVGNMERIIPEGKVAEMYRTTWNPPQIFRTIRAVGKVPDVEMEKTFNKGVGMVAVVAPEDRDRALAMLTARHVDCWELGVVRAATPDDEGARATLLGAHPGF, encoded by the coding sequence GTGACCACCGATCACGCCGATGAATCAGTGTCATACGAGGCCGCCGGAGTCTCCATCGAGGCCGGCGACCAGGCAGTGGAATTGATTAAGACCCACGCCAAACGCGCGACCCGCCCCGAAGTACGCGGCGGGTTGGGCGGTTTCGCTGGCCTATTCGCGTTGGGCAAGTACCGTCAGCCCCTCCTTGCTGCTGGCTCCGATGGCGTGGGCACCAAATTGGCCGTGGCCCAAGCGATGGACGTCCACAACACCATCGGCATTGACCTCGTGGCGATGTGCGTGGATGACCTCGTAGTCTGCGGTGCGGAACCACTGTTTCTGCAGGATTACATCGCCGTGGGCAAGGTCGTTCCGGAGAAAGTCGCGCAGATCGTCGAAGGAATTGCGGAAGGCTGCGTCCAAGCCGGTTGCGCGTTGCTCGGCGGTGAAACCGCTGAGCACCCAGGCGTGATGGACCCGAATGAGTACGACGTTTCTGCCACCGCCGTCGGTGTGGTCGAAGCCGATGAACTGTTGGGCCCCGATCGCGTCCGCGAAGGCGACGTCATCATCGGCATGGCATCGTCAGGCTTGCACTCCAACGGTTACTCGTTGGCCCGCTACGTCCTGCTGGAGCGTGCTGGACTCACACTGGAAGGCCACGTCGAAGAACTCGGCCGCACCCTCGGCGAGGAGTTGCTTGAACCAACCCGCATCTACGCCCTGGACTGCCTAGCCCTCGCCGCCGAGTGTGAGGTCCGCACGTTCTGCCACGTCACCGGCGGCGGCCTAGTGGGCAACATGGAGCGCATTATCCCTGAAGGCAAGGTCGCGGAAATGTACCGCACCACCTGGAATCCTCCGCAGATCTTCCGCACCATTCGCGCCGTGGGTAAGGTCCCGGATGTTGAGATGGAGAAGACCTTCAACAAGGGCGTCGGCATGGTCGCCGTCGTCGCACCCGAGGACCGCGACAGGGCACTTGCAATGCTGACCGCCCGCCACGTTGACTGCTGGGAACTCGGCGTCGTGCGCGCCGCAACCCCCGACGACGAAGGTGCTCGGGCAACGCTGCTAGGCGCCCACCCAGGGTTCTAA
- a CDS encoding sterol carrier family protein, producing MVGKVVQKNDPVKTREAVAAVKAWVAQPGSVDKPSRSELADACRRTVRALAEELPGQTVELRVPPFVAVQCVEGPRHTRGTPPNVVETDPLTWLQLATGQLEFDEAVARGVVDASGSRCAEIAAGLPVVTL from the coding sequence ATGGTGGGCAAGGTGGTGCAGAAGAATGATCCAGTGAAAACGCGGGAAGCGGTTGCCGCGGTGAAAGCGTGGGTTGCGCAACCCGGGTCCGTCGATAAGCCATCGCGAAGCGAGCTCGCAGATGCTTGTCGACGAACGGTGCGCGCGCTCGCCGAAGAGCTTCCCGGCCAGACGGTGGAGCTGCGTGTCCCGCCGTTCGTCGCTGTCCAATGTGTAGAAGGGCCCCGGCACACGCGTGGCACTCCGCCGAACGTTGTGGAAACGGACCCTTTGACGTGGCTGCAGCTCGCCACCGGTCAGCTGGAGTTTGATGAGGCTGTGGCGCGCGGGGTGGTGGATGCGTCCGGAAGTCGGTGCGCAGAAATTGCGGCCGGTTTGCCGGTAGTCACGCTCTAG
- the purS gene encoding phosphoribosylformylglycinamidine synthase subunit PurS → MARVVVNVMPKAEILDPQGQAVQRALGRIGVSGVADVRQGKRFEIEVDDSVTDEDLHRVAETLLANTVIEDFFIVRDEKEEA, encoded by the coding sequence ATGGCGCGAGTGGTTGTCAATGTCATGCCAAAAGCTGAAATTCTGGACCCCCAGGGCCAGGCCGTGCAGCGAGCGCTGGGGCGCATCGGCGTCAGCGGTGTTGCAGATGTCCGTCAGGGCAAGCGGTTTGAAATTGAGGTTGATGATTCCGTAACGGACGAAGACCTCCACCGCGTGGCGGAGACGTTGCTGGCAAACACCGTTATTGAGGACTTTTTCATCGTTCGCGATGAAAAAGAGGAGGCGTAA